ATTTAAGATCCAATACATTTAAGTAGATATGAATTGGAAATAGATTAGATTCTTAAAAATCCAATCCATGTCCACCGCTACTCAAAAAATTGATCAAAGTCACAATATATTGTACAAGCACCCTATCATGTGTACTACGGCGAGATAAATCCCTAACAGAAGGAGAAAAGGAGGGAGGGAACAATGGTTGATGCTCTAGTCTAGGTGTGAAATAGCAATGTGTGAATTTAAGTTTATGGTCTCTTGGGCATAAGAATTGTGTATTTATGGTATATGGGTATCAAGTTTTTGTTTAAAGAAAAGCTTAGATCAAGTTCTTTGTATCCTTATTCCTTATCAAGTTCTCAAAACAAATGATGGCACAAGGATGTTCTTTCTCATAATAAACAACTTCCATTAAATATGTATTGCagaatttcaaataaacatCTACATGTCATCATTTGATTGGAGAGCTAAATGACAAGGACATAAGAAACTTGATCTAAGTTTTGTCCGTTGTTGAATCTAgaattacttgttaatattttgtAGCAACTTGGACTTTGTTTTGTTGTGAGGGATTAAGGACTATGAGTTGGTTTCCTTAAAGAGACAGATACATTTTGAACTCGCCTGTGAAATTAAATAGCTTATGTTAACTCCattcttcctatcaaatttctGCAACAGTTCACTTCAATGCCAAAAGTTCACCTATGCACCTGGATACAGAAACGCTTTTTGTCGAACTTCTTCATTTTACTGGTGTGCCTCCACCAGTCATGGAACATCAGCAACCATAGCCACTAACATTTTCTTTAAGCTCTATCCCATTTCCAGTAGAAAAGAGTCATTACTTGCTTAGCTCCAGCATACTCAACCGAAGAGGGTGTGGGAAGGGGGTATCAAATTCTTATAAATCAGTGTTACAGCTTAAGCTTGtaataaaacaaatcattttacATGATGGTTAGTGGCTTAGTGCTGTTGAGCAAGGAAACTATCAATGTGTCCCCTTCATTCAGAATATAAACTATATCCACAGGAATACAaatgttatttgaatttttttaactcgGTACAAAAGTCTACATTGCAAAAGCAAAGTTTAAAGGTTTAAAGCTGTGTACCTGAGCATACTTGCAATAGAGATGCACCCACCTTCTGGATGGCACTTTCAGCTTTCTTAATTTCATCCTATCCAGATTCATCATGTAGGAAATAGAAGAGAAATAGATGATTAACAACTTCAAAATCCTATCCAGATTCATCATGTAGGAAATCGATGAGAAATAGATGATTAACAACTTCAAAAGTTCAAAACCATGGGACATGAATAGAAAAGCTACACAATAATGCAGCTTGATTTACAATgtacttcgtaccccattgcccagagactcttcgctatgcgaaggtatgggagagggatattgtacgcagccttacccttgcatatgcaaagaggctatttccggattcgaacccatgaccaacaagtcaccaaggcacaactttaccgctgcaccagggctcgccctccaTTACAATgtacttattttaaataaataaaaaatggattCAATTTAGATTACTAAAAGAGTTTGACCATCAAAACCACTATGCAGGAAGTCTAACTTCTTTAATGATGTGCCAACTGCCAACATATTATTAAATGACAGTGTAAAAACTTTGTGCTGACggtaaatcatatttaaactcAAAGAAAATAAGCACAATTgagatataatttatttatatagtcagtaaaatgaagttcttttttattaacttcCAAGTGTATAGACACATAAGTCATTTGTCAGTGTAGTTGGCTAGTTGCAATGAATGATTGAGTTGAATGTGTGTTTTATTTGGGtcaaagaggaaagaaaaacaaattcaatagattaaataaattatttaagggGATAAAACCACTAAGGGCATTATCAAATCAGCACTACAGCACGAAAATGAACTCAAACCAGAGGAACAAGCTTCTCAATTTATGGGCATGGTGAATCAATACCAATTAAATAcaagtattattaatataagtcagcaaaataaatttctaatagcTGTTACATACCTCAGGATCATGACCCTTGGCAGCAATAAACAACCCACCGACACGAACCAAAGGAAGACAATATTCAGCTGGAAATGCAACAAGAACAAACACTAAAGCCATAGCAAATCACGAAGTGTCAAAGCAATAAAGAATTAAATCAGGAACTCCTCAATTTACCTAATATTCTCATTTCAGCAACCGCCCTGGCCACTGCTATGTCAAATTGCTCTCTGAAGCAAGGATTCTGCCCTAAACTCTGCCCTATGCACAGAACAAGACATATTTTCAGCCAGTAGAAGGTATACGGCGATTGGCAGAAGTTGTGATgccaaaagtaaaacaaaacatAACAGCAAGGTGAATGTCTTTAATAATTGAAAGTATTTCAGTTTAAGAACCGCATTCAATGTTATTCCAAGCTAATAATCTCCACAGTGATTGTTTTCATAAGTATAATATACCATGGAAAACCATGTTAagttattctctctttttttttttcatttttaacggcattaaataagaaaattatcatGCAACACACTAAGGAAAAGAATTCAAATTTGCATAGAAAAATGCATCTAGATTGTAGACTTGAACAAAACTAAGAAACATTCAGATGGAAATGGCCATTAAAAGAACAAGAGTGAATGTTACCTCTGCTCTTCCTCTTACAATTTTAATGTTTGAGGAACCGATAACACCGACAACGTGCTCCAAGAAGACGCACCGCTTGTTCATAGACTCCATCAGCGTTACATCCCACTCTATTCCATTGAATCGCAATTTTCAAGTCACAACGAACAGCACCGAACAATTAACACAATTCAGATTGTAAATACATCACATAAGAACTCACCAGGGCGAGCTATGGCCAGAACTACTCCGGGAAGGCCAGCGCCGGTTCCGACATCGACGAGACTCAGCTTATCGCACGAAGCGCTGCAGTGCGAGCGGTAACAGTCGCTGAGCGGAGGCAAAATCGCGAGGGAATCCTCCACGTGCCTCTCCATCACTTCATTTACCTCTCTAACAGCGGTGAGATTCATGCGCTGCAGTTGCAATTGCGATGTGTGAGTGTTAAGGGAGAAGGTGCGTTTGTGACGTGTGAGTGGGAGAAATTGAATACCTTGTTCCATTGAAGAAGAGTTTCGACGTAGAGATGAATCTGGTCTTTCTGGCGGGAGGTTAGGATTCCGAAGTGAGAGAGAGTGGCTACGGATTTGTGCTGACAGAGTGGTGGAGCTAATTTGAATTTCCGTGGCGTAAGGTGTTTGAAGAAAGTCCACCGAGAAAACTGTAGGTTACTGGTACTCAGCAGCATTTCCTCCCGCGCGCTTTTGCGTTCCCGCGTTTTACAACTCGTGTTGCTTATGCTTAGCTAGCTGCCTTGGGTTCAGATTGAAGTTAAAGGCCAAACTCTATTTGTGACCCATAAGGCCTTATAGCCCTGAAGATGAAGATCACAAAAACTGAAAGATAGAGTTGGGTACAAaggaagtttttaatttttttcccaaagAATTTGAAGTTGATAATgcttgatttattatttttaaaaatattctcatgaaatattgtttttcacaaaaaaattgttCTCACGATTGAAGTGAAAATCTAACTTTTGTAAAAATGTCacattatcctttttttttatatagcaaTTCCATGCTAACTATATTAGctcatttaatataattatataaagtttttgaaataatttcttTGATCCCGAAAAACATCTGTAAACATTCTTAAAATGTGTATGACcaaccaaatatattttaatcattccTCTAAATCATAATTCTCAAGCATAAAAAAGTTTCTTTTCAACTAAATGTTCCTTGAGAGACATTGTGttgcaatcttttttttttctcactcatCATTTTCTCGTTTATTTTGCTAAAGGATTAATTCAAAGAATACTCCCATTCATTTTACTCAACATAGAATCTGTAGCATTGCAATATCTTTATATTCAGTATCagtattcaataaaataattgttatgaCTTAAGCATAGAAGGGTAACTCAACCCAAAAGTTTTGTTTAGTAGGTGAGAGAGCATCTTATCTTAAGTAACATATTAATTAAGTTTCTTATTCTACGATCAATATAGGAATCATAAAACCCAccctttcaaaaattaaataaataaaccctATTTCCCTCACCTTACACCTTTTTGCCTCCCTCACACCCATCGCTCTCTTTCTTCTCCCACTTGTTCCACACACACTTTCTCCAGCAATTGGTGGCATAGGAACATCAACTATTTCCACCTCTCAGATAGGAAAATGACCAACACTCTAACGATGTCTCATCTTTCTTGCATTCATTGATATTTAGCGAGTTGTGTTAGATTCATCAATTCAttgatatttcaaaattttattgaaacaaACTAGAGTATTCGTCATCTCCCTATCTGTTTCCATATAATTGTCAGATATGTTAAATACTCATCTTTCTTACAttcattgaaaacaaaaagtatttgataaatgattacatttcattaatttttaacatttttttaaattttatttgttgtatttggatcctttttttctttttacatttgATCTTTATACTTTAATACAacttttcaattattatattctttgataaaaatactgttattttgataaaaaaaatcttcttataatattattattctatctattttaaatatcatactatttgtattattttattttatttttttaatttttatttatctttaaacaAAACATACGagacttaaaaattaaataaaaagcatcaaattatattttttctataaaatataaacagaTGGATCAAATAAACAAGTTTTTTgtatcatttatatttaattacctACAGTTCTACGAATTATTTTCTCAAATACTTTCAACTCAAAAAGTTAGCTTAATGgatttaaacaaacaaaaaaacttaattttttaaacaaacttattaaatatttttgtcaaaCAACAAAGCAACTATGTACAATTCATTATtgtgaaaatcaaataaaatatcaaacttttatacaaaaaaaatccttttaaaaaatacattaaattattttggtccctatattgtagtaattttcaattgaatagTGTGACACTACAATTTTTATAAGCATTAGTATTGTTCTATCCCAATCTTGAGAAAAGTGGAATATTTGCGAAGAGTAGTTGAAATTTCAGTTGAAGTCTTCAAAATATCCTTCGAGGCAAGTCCATGTATGATCACCTGTATTGAATAACAATAATAGAGAATATTTGGCTTCTTTATTTCATAGTCTCAAGTGTGTATTGATTCTACAGAATCAATGCTATTTAATTCACAGAATCAATGCTATTTAATTCACATAAAGCtattactaaaaatataatagacaAGGAATATTAcaaagaatattttatattctaataCACCCCCGTAGTCGAAACGGGAGGAGGACGAATGTTGAGACTATCTCTGAAGTCGCTGAATAGCTGCAGCGGAAGGCCCTTTGTGAAAATGTCAGCTATTTGGTAGCGTGAAGGAACATGTAGAACGCGTATCTGGCCACGAGCAACCTTTTCACGCACAAAATGAATATCCATTTCAATGTGTTTAGTGCGTTGGTGTTGAATGGGATTTCCTGATAAGTAGACAACACTAACATTGTCACAATATACTAGTGTGGCTTTCGCAATAGGACACTGAAGTTCTAAGAGTAAATTTCGAAGCCAACAGGATTCAGAGACAACGTTAGCAACACCACGATACTCTGCCTCTGCACTAGAACGAGAAAGAGTTGGTTGACGTTTGGCAGACCATGAAACTAAATTATCTCCAAGATAAACACAATAACCGGACGTGGACCTGCGGGTGTCCGGACATCCCCCCCAGTCAGCATCAGTATATGTGGTGAGTTTGTCAGCTGAGGAGGGAGAGAGATGTAAACCGTGAGTGATGGTGCCTTTGATGTATCGAATGATTCGCTTCAAGGCATTCATGTGTTGTGTTCTTGGATCATGCATGAAAAGACATACTTGCTGAACGACATAAGAAATATCAGGTCTTGTGAAAGTAAGGTATTGCAAAGCACCAGCAAGACTTCTATATTCAGATGGATCATGATATGGGTTGCCAGAGGTTCCACTGAGTTTTGCTTTTGTATCCACTGGAGTTGAAACCGGTTTGCAGGAGGACATGGAAGCTCTCTCAATGATTTCTTCAGCATATTTATGTTGAGAGAGAAACATACCACTGGAATGCCTGGTAACTGAGATACCTAGAAAATAACTAAGAGGACCCAAATCTTTCATAGCAAATTCGGAACTCAGTTTAGACATGATAGATTGGCGTAGAGTGTCAGAGGATGCAGTGAGAATGATATCATCTACATAAAGAAGGATGTAGGCCGTGTCATTGCCATTGTGGTAGGTGAATAATGAGTTATCACATATACTATGAGAAAAGCCCAAGGTAGCAACAAAATCAGTGAAGCGTTGGTACCAAGCACGAGGTGCTTGTTTAAGACCATAGAGAGACTTCTTCAACAAGCATACATAATCAGGGTATTGCGGATTGCGGAAGCCAGCAGGTTGGTACATGTACACGGTTTCATTGAGATTACCATGTAGGAAAGCATTTTTGACATCCAACTGATGAAGACCCCATGATTTGGAAAGAGCAATACTGAGAACCGTTCGAATAGTTGCTGATTTAACTACGGGACTAAAGGTTTCTCCGCAATCGACACCAGTCTGTTGATTCGAACCATTACCTACTAGCCGAGCCTTGTACCTTTCAAATGAACCATCAGCTTTCTTTTTATGCCTGAAAAGCCACAAACTTCGGATAACATTAGCATCAGTTGGACGGGGCACTAAGTCCCACGTCTTATTTTCAATAAGAGCATTATATTCGTCGGTCATGGCCATTTTCCAATTAGGATCTTGTAATGCATTAATGGGATTGGTAGGCAAGGGAGAAATTGAGTGTGAAGCTGATGCGTGGAGATTGAAAAGTTTGCGAGGCTTAAAAATGCCATGTTGTGCTCTAGTGGTCATTTGAGGGGAAGGGGGTGATGGTGATGATGAGCTGATTGGTTCGGTAGTTTGTGTGGAGGAAGGGACAGAGGTTGATGATGGCATATGTTGGGAGGTGGGGGTTGTAGTAGTGTAATTGGGTAATGAGATAGGTGTTGGTAATGGGGTAGTATTTGGATGAGGGGAATGTTGGTTAGGCGTTGGTGTCATGAGGGGTGAAGAGGTTGGGTCGGTGTTAAGAAATGGTGTGTCGCTTGTATCCAAAAAATCATAACTAGAGGTTGGAGGAGCATTCAAGGCAGAAAACGGAAACGTATTTTCATCAAAAATAACATGCCTACAAAGAATAATTTTACGACTCGACAACTCATAACATTTATAACCTCGGTGATTTGAAGGATAACCTAAAAAGACGCATGGAGTTGAGCGAGGCTGTAATTTATTTCTAGTTACAGAGGGAATAAGAGGGTAACAGAGACAACCAAAAACTTTAAGGTGAGAATATGACGGATCTTTTTGGTAGAGAATTTTAGTAGGGGTTTGTAGGGCAAGCTTTTTGTTAGGGAGTATGTTGAGGAGGTAAGTAGCCATCTGTAGTGCATGATGCCAAAAATGAGATGGGAGAGAAGCATGGGCCAGGAGGGTGCGAATGATATTATTGATGGTGCGAATTTTTCTTTCGGCTTTTCCATTTTGGGGTGAGGTGTATGGACAAGAGAATCGAAACGTCATTCCATTTAGTTcacaaaatttatgaaaatgtgCATTGTCATATTCTTTTCCATTATCACATTgaaaacatttgatttctctttcAAATTGTGTTTTAATATGAGCACGGAACTGAATAAAGATGGAATGGACTTGAGATTTATTTGCAATTGGAAAAGTCCACAAAAAATTCGTGAAGTCATCTAGGAACAAAGCATAATAACGATGTCCACCTGAGCTGAGCACAGGGGACGTCCAAATATCACTGTGAACAATATCAAAAGGCATCATAGTATAAGAAGAAGATTCATAAAAAGGTAATTTTGTGTGTTTTCCAAGAGGACAGGAATGACAAAAATAATGCTTTGGAAGcttattacataaaataaaattgtttctttGTAGAGAATTAAAAACTGGAATGCCTGGATGTCCTAAATGATTGTGCCATAATTCTTTGGATAAAGCGACAAAATTGGATGGGTAGGTAGTGGTTGGTCTTGAGGTGAGTGGATATAGATCGCCTGAGCTATCACATCTCATTAAAATAATCCCTGTCTGAAAATCCTTCACAGAAAAACCAAATGGATCAAATTCAACAGAAATATCATTGTCAATGGTAAATTTTCTTACAGAAACAAGATTTTTAATTAACTGAGGTGCATGTAAGACATTATGTAGGGTTAAGGGGTGGTGAGAATTTGGGATTAATGCATTTCCTCGACCAATAACTGGAATATTATGACCACTACCAACGATAATATTATTGCTCATATTGGAATAAGAAGTGAGATTACCTCCATTTGCAGTCATGTGAGAGGTGGCCCCGGTATCCATGTACCACTGATCATCAGGAGGAGCCATAGAAAGAGTATGCATCGCAGCTTGAATGTCGGTTGATGCATATGATGGTTGAGCATTATTTGCTGATGTGGCTGCCATATGAGCTTGTGGAGGCTTTGGTCCAAGAATTCCTTGCTGGCGAGGAGTGGACTGATGTTGCCAATTTGGCGTAGTTGGGTACGGACATGGTGGCGTGGCCCATGGTTGCCACGGTGCAGCCCAAGGTGGAACAGCCCACTGTTGTTGTTGCGGATATTGGTAATATTGTGACCGATTATTGCGACCTCCGTTGCGACCTCTACCACGATTACCACGGCCACCACGGTTGCTACCACGACCGCGGTTAGAGGCTGTATTGTCGCTGCCACGACCTGATTGGTGCTGTTTGGTGTATTGTTATAATTCTGTTGAGAAGAATTATTAACAGTGCTGACATCTTGAGAAGCGAGAAACGCAGAATTGTCTGTAACGGTTGCAGCCTTTTGCGCCTTTGCTGTTTCCTCTAAAACAATCATTGAACGGGCTTTGTAGAAGGGCGGGAGAGTTTCTCCATGTCGAATCTGTGATCCGACGGCGGCATAGGCATCTGTTAGTCCAGAAATAAGTTGCAACACCAATCTTTCATTTGATACTGGCGCACCAACATTTGACAATTGATCAGATAGTGTTTTCAAATGTTGACAGTATGATGAAGCATTAGGGAATTGTTCCATCTGCACTCGCGAAAATTCTTGTTCGAGATAGAGTGCTCTGGAATGCTTATTATCAAAGAAGATTTCAAACAAGCGGTTCCACGCCATTTCTGCCGTCGTGTCATGTTCAATGATTGTGTTCAGCAAATCATCGAAAATAGTTCCGTAGATCCATTGGAGAACAACAGCATCAAGGCGTGACCAAAGCTTGGGGTCTGTTTGTTTGAGAGATATATCACGTGTATCATCAGCAGAGGAGGGAATAATGTGATCAATAACTTGGTAGGCTCTTGCATGGATTTTGAACAATTCTGACCAAGTGTTGTACTGACTCTTTTCTATATCTAACTTAACTTTGATAAAATTGGTAATGTTGGGGACTGTGAGTGCAGGATGTGTAACAGAAGATGGTGGAGAGGGAGGATTCGAGCCAGCCATGGATGAGGAAAGTTGAATTTGATTCAAGAGTTTTTGGGATTCAGTAACGAGAATGAGGGCGGCGCTAGAGATTAGGTTTGGAATGAGAGATCAGTACCAAACTTACTGATACCATATTGAATAACAATAATAGAGAATATTTGGCTTGCTTATTTCATAGTCTCAAGTGTGTATATATACAATAGTTTTGAATCAATTTGATTCTACAGAATCAATGCTATTTAATTCACATAAAGCtattactaaaaatataataacagaATCAATGCTATTTAATTCACATAAAGCtattactaaaaatataatagacaaggaatattttatattctaataTTCCTATTATAGTTAGGAtactctttcattaaataaatattcaattaaacataccttttattttctaatttgaaacctttattttaattaaaaaaacttttttctttcatttatttaatttttaaaaactctattaattttttaaataaaattatttttattttttactaaaaacgaAAGGTTATATATCGTGAGTTGGAAGAAGTGTATTTCTCAcgaataaaagtattaaaaacatattgtaTTTTATATCCTGTCACTCACGTGGATACGCTATTAATACAACTATTAATACAAATGTTAATTGCACTAATAATTAGTAACAGTGTAGTTTGCGGTGTGAAACTAGAATCAGCTAGCAGAATTGCAGAAAAGTTTTGGAACAATAGTCAATGCTACTTTGTCTCTTTTTTGTATCTTGCTCTTATCATCTTCCTATCAACTTTTCGACGCGCACAAGTTCGTGCTTGCAACCCATGTGCTGCCATGAGAAACCTACCTAAAATTTActttgtaaatatatatgtcAGAGTTTGAAGTGAGTATAGcagtcaattaattttaataaaatgaacatCTAAGTCATTATACATATGATTGTGTTCATCATCTAGTCAACTGctaatatttatattcattgTTTCATAATGAATTGGCAAACAAGCAACGTGAATTAAGAAAATCTAATTTAGTTGATTTAACATTACGTTAAGTGGTGGACCATTCACGATGACACAAATTGCCCACAATATGCGTATATAGTTATGATTTTATGTCATATGAGGCTATTGACTTATACAAAAAAGTGCATTAATTGTTAGtggtaggaaaaaaaacaattttttcacaCCTCCGGAAAGGTATAAAGGGAGAGAGATAATAACcagaaaataaggaaaaaaatagaaaaagaaaaaaaagaagagatcatctttgtgtaaaattttaatatgaaaattaaatacaacTTCGTAATATTGTAGCAAACAGTCACAGTTTTGTAACAGGAAAATTTTCAATGGTGTTATTGGCATATAAGTAGAAGTAAGAGAaaatttgagagagagaaagaaggagaaagtaagaaattgataaatgtaataaataatgaattagAAGAGTAACTGAATGTATGAATATAACAATCATTATTACTCTTTATGAAACTTACAGCGGAGATGATCGTACACAGAACTCTAGTACCTCAATAATTAATGCATTGTTATAGTATCAACCTTTGGTCAGGAAGATTAACAATTTAGGAGTTCAAAACATGTTGGAAGATGGGAttgggaaataaaataataaaacaggGGACAAATCTTAGACAAATAATCTTATTTCAGTAGAAACAGGTCAAGTTTTGTGCTGCAGCCAAGGACCCATTAAAACACATGTAAATGGTGGTATTTGATTATAAGTTATCGGCATATTGTGTTTGTTGTTACCCACGTATCTAATGCTTATTGTCATCCATGTCGGCCATTCTGCTCTACCTGTTTCACCTGCTGTTTGGACCCCTCTgtgaatcatttatttttagtttgtcaagtgggtaaggagaagaaaaaatccTTATCTCTGTAAATGGTTTTGTGTTTCATGGTCTTTGCACACTCCCAATGGAAAGTGGTAGTGTATTATACGTGGAATCTATATGTATTCTCTGCTGCCAGGATACCTGGGAGCCTATTCTgcatatattttaagaataatgataaataaatcatttttattttaagtatgaaaaatataaatttgataggatttataatgtgataaaaaaaaagataaaaatatatgaaagatattaataaaatatttaaaataaaatataattcatggATCATTATTCACTATGTCTATCAAACATTTTTCAACTCCATGTTTTAATTAGTTAGGCAGCACGCAGCCACGCAATAGGAATCCAAAAGTAATAGTGTCAAATTGCATATTGGTTTTAAGTGTGCCAATAAAGTGACGTGTACGTAGTTGGTCATGCAAATTTTGTGTTCAATATGTATTGCAGGGTGTGACAGGGAGCtttctaattttgttttcttgggGTTATGCTTGTTGTAAATAGGCTCTAGGTTAGCAATTTAGCATTCCTTATTCTTTAACTTTTTAGCAAGAAATAAACACAGAATGCTATAGAAAGAGCATTACAACGGTGCACAAcaaataaacaacaataaaacAGACACACGATTAGCCATTTAGCTACACATCTAGTTATTAATCGCGAAAAAACTTGCTAGAGTGTTGgacatttatacattttttttctttataattccTTTCGGATTGACACTTGTCTAACAGCGACCTAAAAAACCCTTTGAATCTAAGCAGAACAATGCTGTGCAACAGAACACGTAATAAAGCAACAACTCTGACTAGATATAGCATTGGTGTTTAATGACCAGCTATAGTATAGCTTTGTCGGTTCCTAACTAACTTTGAAAAGATATGTGCACAAATGTATAATGACCACTTATCATGGGTGAGTGGGAGGGTATCTATATAAGTTTTGGGTTTAATGTTTAtgctaatttaatatttatattatttattttatcaaatttcaatGAAAGGTTATAAGTTCTATTTCAAAGTGAGAAACATTAAAAAGATACAAGATGAATGGgatgattaaaagaaaaaaaacaaaaaaaaaattgtggaatcaattttttataccaacaaaattaataactaatatttattgataaaaaaataagtcacattaatattattaaatgatttagtgAGACatctataaataatataaaacaaacagTTTTGGTAGAATTACGTATTTTTAGcggatatttttaattaattaataatccataaaaaaaaaatcaatacgaTAAATTTTGGTTTTCTATGAGTGGGAACAAGTTTATTGACCAGTATGTAATATGTGGTTCAGTAAAAAACAACCATATAATTTTCCTATGAATGTGTGCCGTATATATTTATACCAATCATGACTCAGCTCTTCTTGCTTCTGTCAAACTGGCATGTTGTCCAGCACTggacttcttcttctctttaatGCAATGTCATTCTCTGGAATCCTGTACAGTAGGGTCATTTTATGATAATTGTCTCATTTCTTGGCTGTGGAAGATTATcttgtcttctatttttatttgaaaatgttttgtttgatacagagagaaaaagagaaacagggaaaattaattttcttattctcttaacttttttcatttcagtaatttattaatttttaaccatCCAACATATTAGAACATGTTTAAATTCTC
This genomic interval from Glycine max cultivar Williams 82 chromosome 5, Glycine_max_v4.0, whole genome shotgun sequence contains the following:
- the LOC100818428 gene encoding ribosomal RNA small subunit methyltransferase G, translated to MLLSTSNLQFSRWTFFKHLTPRKFKLAPPLCQHKSVATLSHFGILTSRQKDQIHLYVETLLQWNKRMNLTAVREVNEVMERHVEDSLAILPPLSDCYRSHCSASCDKLSLVDVGTGAGLPGVVLAIARPEWDVTLMESMNKRCVFLEHVVGVIGSSNIKIVRGRAESLGQNPCFREQFDIAVARAVAEMRILAEYCLPLVRVGGLFIAAKGHDPEDEIKKAESAIQKVGASLLQVCSVESQSPYGQRTAVVCSKDRPTPMKYPRDPGTPAKEPL